A window of Marinobacter salarius contains these coding sequences:
- a CDS encoding ABC transporter permease, with product MRVWLPATLLASLLLVLSAGMPVLEPLFNWVQPGKQQVIYERESFLFLLQNHLMLVVVSAAVGTLVAVAGGIFVTRPFGRDFLPLVGQVASIGQTFPPVAVLALAVPVLGFGEAPILLALVLYGLLPILRNTLAGLEGINPAVREAALGMGMSPVQVLVRVELPLAGRVILAGIRTSVTINIATAAIGSTIGARTLGDPVIAGLVNGNTAYVLQGAILIGLLALTTDSLFEALERSWDRRLQSVGV from the coding sequence ATGCGTGTTTGGTTACCTGCCACTCTTTTGGCCTCACTGCTGCTCGTGCTGAGTGCCGGCATGCCGGTGCTGGAGCCATTGTTCAATTGGGTGCAGCCGGGCAAGCAGCAGGTGATCTATGAACGGGAGAGCTTTTTATTCCTGCTTCAGAATCACCTGATGCTGGTCGTCGTATCGGCGGCCGTGGGTACTCTCGTTGCGGTGGCTGGCGGCATCTTTGTCACCCGTCCTTTTGGCCGCGATTTCCTGCCTCTGGTCGGCCAGGTGGCTTCTATTGGCCAGACCTTTCCGCCGGTGGCTGTACTTGCGTTGGCGGTACCAGTGCTTGGTTTCGGCGAGGCTCCGATCCTTCTTGCGTTGGTCCTATATGGCTTGCTGCCCATTCTGCGCAATACCCTGGCGGGGCTGGAAGGTATCAATCCGGCTGTGCGGGAGGCCGCACTGGGTATGGGTATGTCGCCAGTGCAGGTCCTTGTGCGCGTAGAACTGCCCCTGGCCGGAAGGGTCATTCTCGCGGGTATTCGAACCTCTGTTACTATCAATATCGCGACCGCCGCTATCGGCTCAACCATTGGAGCCCGCACCCTGGGCGATCCGGTGATTGCCGGGCTGGTGAACGGCAATACCGCGTATGTGCTGCAAGGGGCGATTCTGATCGGGTTGCTTGCGCTGACAACGGATAGCCTGTTTGAAGCACTTGAACGATCCTGGGATCGTCGATTGCAATCCGTAGGAGTCTAG
- a CDS encoding ABC transporter ATP-binding protein, with translation MIELKNVSRRFGDTVAVDGVNLTIETGEVCVLVGSSGCGKSTTLRMINRLLPHSAGEILVDGEDITTMNPEQLRLNMGYVIQGTGLFPHWTVARNIAMVPRLLNWPRERIDARVDELMTLLDLDPSAHANKYPQQLSGGQAQRVGVARALAADPNILLMDEPFGALDAITRENLQLEMLRIQKQVRKTTVFVTHDIDEALKLATRIAVMDQGRIIQHDTPENILRYPASNFVENLIGKQDRGLKLMSLRPVRDLMANHTEPRQSEPGEHVLREEDSIRLALSVMLWQDLRQVAVFNTQGQETGVITRERIIQEGV, from the coding sequence ATGATTGAACTGAAAAATGTCTCCCGGCGTTTCGGCGATACCGTCGCAGTGGATGGGGTTAACCTGACCATCGAAACCGGTGAAGTCTGCGTGCTGGTGGGCAGTTCCGGCTGCGGTAAATCGACCACGCTGCGCATGATAAACCGTCTTTTGCCCCACAGCGCTGGCGAGATATTGGTGGATGGTGAGGACATCACCACCATGAATCCGGAACAGCTGCGGCTGAACATGGGGTATGTGATCCAGGGTACGGGGTTGTTTCCTCACTGGACGGTGGCGCGCAACATCGCCATGGTACCCAGGCTGTTGAACTGGCCGAGGGAGCGGATCGACGCTCGAGTCGACGAGTTGATGACCTTGTTGGATCTCGACCCCAGCGCCCACGCCAACAAATACCCCCAGCAATTGTCTGGCGGCCAAGCGCAACGGGTCGGTGTTGCGCGGGCATTGGCGGCGGACCCCAACATACTGTTGATGGACGAACCTTTCGGTGCATTGGATGCGATAACGCGGGAAAACCTCCAACTGGAAATGCTGCGGATCCAGAAACAGGTCCGTAAAACCACTGTTTTCGTGACCCACGATATTGATGAAGCACTGAAGCTGGCCACCCGCATTGCCGTGATGGATCAGGGGCGCATTATCCAGCATGACACGCCGGAGAATATCCTTCGGTATCCAGCGTCGAACTTTGTTGAAAACCTGATTGGCAAGCAGGACCGCGGTCTGAAACTGATGAGCTTGCGGCCTGTGCGGGACCTGATGGCTAATCACACCGAGCCGCGGCAGTCAGAACCTGGGGAGCATGTGCTCAGGGAGGAGGACAGTATTCGCCTGGCCCTGTCCGTGATGCTCTGGCAGGACCTGCGACAGGTTGCGGTGTTCAATACGCAGGGGCAGGAGACAGGTGTGATTACCCGTGAACGCATTATCCAGGAAGGCGTGTAA
- a CDS encoding ABC transporter permease, giving the protein MAITETLRPNRVIPVLGVLALALVWLLDLGTIQPNRIVPGTGHGLLSAVGWTGAGLVTGILLATIVLSTLPLRRRYELLLGLIGLSLATMPLLLEVFAALHLPEGSPYARSSVGAGFWSLLFLLSLMLIETLGRLEARRWLQLMLLVFVGGSWLVFLRGEGLESLSLVREFNARPDKFQQALWTHLALALGAVAISAGLAFALALKMIRSPAWQRPLLGAVSFLQTIPSLAVFGLLIAPLSALSSALPFLQDLGIRGIGWAPALLALIAYSLLPMVRNTFVAITEVPESLADAARGMGMNEHQVFYQLKLPLALPVMIEGVRITTIQAIGLTAVAALIGAGGFGGFIFQGLGQAAMDLVLLGALPTIALALLADALLTMLAASLKPTPATA; this is encoded by the coding sequence TTGGCGATCACCGAGACTTTGCGCCCAAACCGAGTCATTCCGGTGCTTGGGGTGTTGGCCCTGGCACTGGTCTGGTTGCTGGACCTTGGTACTATCCAGCCCAACCGTATTGTTCCGGGCACCGGCCATGGACTGCTTTCGGCCGTGGGATGGACAGGGGCAGGGCTGGTTACGGGGATTCTGTTGGCGACCATTGTGCTGTCCACATTGCCGTTACGTCGTCGCTATGAGCTCCTGCTCGGTCTGATCGGACTTTCACTGGCAACGATGCCGCTGTTGCTGGAGGTGTTTGCCGCCCTCCATCTTCCCGAGGGTTCGCCCTACGCCCGCTCGTCGGTCGGGGCAGGGTTCTGGTCTCTTCTGTTTCTGCTTTCGCTGATGTTGATTGAGACCCTTGGCCGGCTCGAAGCCCGGCGTTGGTTGCAGTTGATGCTGCTGGTGTTTGTCGGTGGAAGCTGGCTTGTCTTTCTGCGTGGCGAGGGCCTGGAAAGTCTGTCCCTGGTGCGGGAGTTCAACGCTCGCCCCGACAAGTTCCAGCAAGCGCTCTGGACGCACCTGGCCCTGGCATTGGGTGCGGTCGCCATCAGTGCCGGCCTGGCGTTCGCCCTGGCGCTTAAAATGATCCGCAGCCCCGCCTGGCAGCGCCCTCTTCTGGGCGCCGTGAGTTTTCTGCAAACCATTCCAAGCCTTGCGGTGTTTGGTTTGCTGATTGCGCCACTCAGTGCGCTCTCGTCAGCGCTCCCGTTTCTGCAGGATCTTGGCATCCGGGGGATTGGTTGGGCGCCAGCGCTGCTGGCGTTAATCGCTTACAGTTTGCTGCCGATGGTGCGCAACACCTTTGTGGCCATTACCGAAGTTCCCGAAAGCCTGGCCGATGCGGCGCGGGGTATGGGTATGAATGAACACCAGGTGTTTTATCAGCTCAAGCTGCCGTTGGCGCTGCCGGTGATGATCGAGGGTGTACGTATCACAACCATTCAGGCAATCGGCCTGACGGCGGTAGCCGCCCTCATCGGAGCGGGTGGTTTCGGTGGTTTTATCTTTCAGGGGCTGGGGCAGGCGGCTATGGACCTGGTGTTGCTCGGCGCCTTGCCTACGATTGCGTTGGCGCTGCTTGCCGATGCGTTACTCACGATGTTGGCGGCCAGTCTCAAGCCGACACCGGCAACGGCCTGA
- a CDS encoding ABC transporter substrate-binding protein: MAADPVVVSSKIDTEGAVLGQMILQTLEEADIPVENRLQLGATSIVRNAIKAGEIDLYPEYTGNAAFFHDQADRDIWKDAAKAYEQAASLDKKAHNIVWLTPAKANNTWAMSVRGDLARENGLNTLEDLASYINGGGAFKFAASSEFVESASALPAFQEAYGFKLGSDQLLILSGGNTAATLRAAALTDNDVNGAMTYGTDGGLNALNLKVMEDTLGVQPVYQPAPIVRAEVLETYPNIREVLEPVFESLDLETLQRLNGQVAVNGVPAEAVARDYLDSLAQD, translated from the coding sequence ATGGCTGCTGATCCAGTAGTGGTGTCGTCCAAGATCGATACGGAAGGTGCTGTGTTGGGCCAGATGATCCTGCAAACCCTTGAAGAAGCCGACATTCCGGTTGAGAACCGCCTGCAGCTCGGCGCGACCAGCATCGTTCGCAATGCTATCAAGGCCGGCGAGATAGATCTGTACCCGGAGTACACCGGCAATGCCGCTTTCTTCCATGATCAGGCAGACCGGGACATCTGGAAAGATGCCGCCAAGGCCTACGAGCAGGCTGCCAGCCTTGATAAGAAGGCCCATAACATTGTCTGGCTAACACCGGCGAAAGCCAACAATACCTGGGCCATGAGTGTGCGGGGCGATCTGGCACGTGAGAACGGCTTGAACACGCTTGAAGATCTGGCTTCCTATATCAATGGCGGCGGCGCCTTCAAGTTTGCAGCCAGTTCCGAGTTTGTCGAATCTGCCAGCGCGTTGCCGGCGTTCCAGGAAGCGTACGGTTTCAAACTGGGGTCTGATCAGTTGCTGATCCTGTCCGGCGGCAACACTGCTGCGACGCTCCGGGCTGCGGCCCTGACCGACAACGATGTGAATGGCGCCATGACCTACGGCACTGATGGTGGTCTGAACGCACTCAATCTGAAGGTGATGGAGGACACATTGGGTGTCCAGCCGGTCTATCAGCCCGCGCCTATCGTGCGCGCGGAGGTGCTGGAAACGTATCCGAACATCCGCGAAGTTCTTGAGCCGGTCTTTGAGTCACTGGACCTGGAAACCCTTCAGCGTCTGAATGGTCAGGTTGCGGTGAATGGTGTGCCTGCCGAAGCAGTTGCCCGGGACTATCTGGATTCCCTGGCTCAGGACTAA